A DNA window from Polyangium spumosum contains the following coding sequences:
- a CDS encoding radical SAM protein — MTAPAPRRLPIAPAQAETAFADFQNEALLAGAEGEGKTLAHEAAAHEKRNWVRLSYDCNNHCTFCLDSNAHDGTMRATQDIKVQIVEGRRRGADRLILSGGEPTMHPNFLDFVKLGRLAGYRKVQTVTNGRMFRYPDFLEKAADNGLHEITFSLHGHTAKLHDALVGTPGAFVEEVAGLKAALASERFIVNVDIVINKQNVRHLPEMLSTFIGWGVKEFDLLHVIPFGNAWSDARHHLFYDLDGNLEYLQQAFAYARRPDIHIWLNRFPPPYAEGFEDLIQDPYKLNDEVRGRREEFDRYLSLGKKLMCREPERCKYCYLESLCDTLDEVIDVRKAEEVDVLRYAGEPPRAGKLPEARVARIVATNLAEAAALAAKAAPGAITLELASYEGLSGALSPEGQLFGKQLVACYTDDPAAIEPLLGIAGPFEVRAFLTKATEAVIRRLEPPPKNLVLVQKNYDLVSDAHANDVDTKSFFATYPHMIPVENVPACLAGRPVRTAPRTLDLAMLGADARIDMTEFTKRYVADGFYTKALRCKDCRENASCRGVHVNWVRAHGFGALEPMG, encoded by the coding sequence GTGACTGCTCCCGCCCCTCGACGACTCCCGATCGCCCCGGCGCAAGCGGAGACGGCGTTCGCCGACTTCCAGAACGAGGCCCTGCTCGCGGGCGCCGAGGGCGAGGGCAAGACGCTCGCGCACGAGGCGGCCGCGCACGAGAAGCGCAACTGGGTGCGCCTCTCCTACGACTGCAACAACCACTGCACGTTTTGCCTCGACTCGAACGCGCACGACGGCACGATGCGCGCGACGCAGGACATCAAGGTGCAGATCGTCGAGGGCCGCAGGCGCGGCGCCGATCGCCTGATCCTCTCGGGCGGCGAGCCGACGATGCACCCGAACTTCCTCGACTTCGTGAAGCTCGGTCGCCTCGCCGGGTACCGGAAGGTCCAGACCGTGACGAACGGTCGCATGTTCCGCTACCCCGACTTCCTCGAGAAGGCCGCGGACAACGGGCTGCACGAGATCACCTTCTCTCTGCACGGCCACACGGCGAAGCTGCACGACGCGCTCGTCGGCACGCCCGGCGCGTTCGTCGAGGAGGTCGCGGGGCTGAAAGCCGCGCTCGCGTCGGAGAGGTTCATCGTCAACGTCGACATCGTCATCAACAAGCAGAACGTCCGGCACCTGCCGGAGATGCTCTCGACGTTCATCGGTTGGGGCGTGAAGGAGTTCGACCTGCTCCACGTGATCCCCTTCGGCAACGCGTGGAGCGACGCGCGGCACCACCTCTTCTACGACCTCGACGGCAACCTCGAGTACCTCCAGCAGGCCTTCGCGTACGCGCGCCGGCCCGACATCCACATCTGGCTGAACCGCTTCCCACCCCCGTACGCCGAGGGGTTCGAGGATCTCATCCAGGATCCTTACAAGCTGAACGACGAGGTCCGCGGGCGGCGCGAGGAGTTCGATCGGTACCTCTCGCTCGGCAAGAAGCTCATGTGCCGCGAGCCCGAGCGGTGCAAGTACTGCTACCTCGAGAGCCTCTGCGACACGCTCGACGAGGTGATCGACGTGCGCAAGGCCGAGGAGGTCGACGTCCTGCGTTACGCCGGCGAGCCGCCGCGCGCGGGCAAGCTGCCCGAGGCGCGCGTGGCGCGGATCGTCGCGACGAACCTCGCGGAGGCCGCGGCGCTCGCGGCGAAGGCGGCGCCGGGCGCGATCACGCTCGAGCTCGCGTCGTACGAAGGTTTGTCGGGAGCGCTCTCGCCGGAGGGCCAGCTCTTCGGCAAGCAGCTCGTGGCTTGTTACACGGACGATCCCGCCGCGATCGAGCCCTTGCTCGGGATCGCTGGCCCCTTCGAGGTGCGCGCCTTCCTCACGAAGGCGACGGAAGCCGTGATCCGGAGGCTCGAGCCGCCGCCGAAGAACCTCGTGCTCGTCCAGAAAAACTACGACCTCGTCTCGGACGCCCACGCGAACGACGTCGACACGAAATCGTTTTTCGCGACGTACCCCCACATGATCCCGGTGGAGAACGTGCCCGCGTGCCTGGCGGGCCGGCCCGTGCGGACGGCGCCGCGGACGCTGGATCTCGCGATGCTCGGCGCGGACGCGCGGATCGACATGACGGAGTTCACGAAGCGGTACGTGGCCGACGGCTTCTACACGAAGGCGCTCCGCTGCAAGGACTGCCGCGAGAACGCCTCCTGCCGGGGCGTGCACGTGAACTGGGTTCGCGCCCACGGGTTCGGGGCGCTCGAGCCGATGGGGTAG
- a CDS encoding beta-ketoacyl-ACP synthase 3 — translation MRASLPRARILGTGRYLPARVVTNDELAARVGTSDAWLKEHVGVERRHVAAEGETTSDMATAAARAALDAARLSPADLDLIIVATVSGDSPMPATAATVQQKLGTELVPSFDLAASHAGFLYGLAVAEQSIASGATRTALVVGADMLSRRVDPEDRTTAALFGDGAGAVVVGVAGDDGRGILSMRLGADGAMASLLSIPGGGTGEPMTPERLAAKRNKIQMDGPDLFQVSVKKLQVTSMEALKAAGLLSDKLDWVIPQQANRRIVDKIAARLGYSREKFIENLADVGNTGAGSIPIALDEAVRDGRVKPGQNVLLCALGAGVTWAASMVRM, via the coding sequence ATGAGAGCGAGCCTCCCGCGCGCCCGGATTCTCGGCACTGGCCGCTACCTGCCCGCCCGCGTCGTGACGAACGACGAGCTCGCCGCGCGCGTCGGCACCTCGGACGCCTGGCTCAAGGAGCACGTCGGCGTCGAGCGCCGTCACGTCGCAGCCGAAGGCGAGACGACGAGCGACATGGCCACGGCCGCGGCGCGCGCGGCGCTCGACGCGGCCCGGCTCTCGCCTGCGGATCTCGACCTCATCATCGTCGCGACCGTGAGCGGCGACAGCCCCATGCCGGCCACCGCGGCCACGGTCCAGCAGAAGCTCGGCACCGAGCTCGTCCCGTCCTTCGACCTCGCCGCCTCACACGCGGGTTTCCTCTACGGGCTCGCCGTGGCGGAGCAGTCGATCGCCTCGGGCGCGACGCGGACGGCGCTCGTGGTCGGCGCGGACATGCTCTCGCGCCGCGTGGATCCCGAGGATCGGACGACGGCGGCGCTCTTCGGCGACGGCGCGGGCGCGGTGGTGGTCGGCGTGGCGGGCGACGACGGGCGCGGGATCCTGTCGATGCGCCTCGGCGCCGACGGCGCGATGGCCTCGTTGCTCTCGATCCCGGGCGGCGGCACGGGCGAGCCGATGACGCCCGAGCGGCTCGCGGCGAAGCGGAACAAGATCCAGATGGACGGGCCCGACCTGTTCCAGGTCAGCGTGAAGAAGCTCCAGGTCACGAGCATGGAGGCGCTGAAGGCGGCGGGCCTGCTCTCGGACAAACTCGACTGGGTGATCCCGCAGCAGGCGAACCGGAGGATCGTGGACAAGATCGCCGCGCGGCTCGGCTACTCGCGTGAAAAGTTCATCGAGAACCTCGCCGACGTGGGCAACACGGGCGCGGGGTCGATCCCGATCGCGCTCGACGAGGCGGTGCGGGATGGCCGCGTGAAGCCCGGGCAAAACGTGCTTTTGTGCGCGCTCGGCGCGGGCGTCACGTGGGCGGCGTCGATGGTGAGGATGTAG
- a CDS encoding Ig-like domain-containing protein: MGTVMLVMALAVSAGASCGDGNEGTPPTTPEVADLELQQVKRFPVGSTYWLPNPATGGWTLEEAPAGNENQVVAGSDGFHRFTPVLPGTYVFRAETSELRRTLTVTDDVPYEHFNYYQTRSLAQVNDELWVANLFEPKITRVDPASGAVKGTIQSGPWPVAVAFAKAQGLALVAHKAGDTVGFVDVAKGRLVDAVWVGDEPADVVLSPDGAKAYVSLNTEGAVVVIDVARREVIGRVATNKSSTAMALSKDGATLYVASYLSGTSARLQFPVEERNDKYDIAVVDTKTLAVTKYIEAVGSTIGGLYLDEDRLYVATTRVALEELSGTPGMTAFRHSVAAYDTTSLAEVAAVDVGRQPSSTGFAVRPFGMALAGGTLWVSFEGSDAVVGLDPETLAEKTRFAAEGRPRTILASEDRLFVHGAQSFRVTVASSAGMPDKEIDLPGDPRSAGVAAGQYMYTGTGAGAGENHSCADCHVDALSDGNVWSAGGFSESASRPMFWMERPSMIGWEGDAYDLYSYLWGSPGPTIGATVTGELHQAFYDYLSALVPPPPANGATARDGSMSEAARRGEAIFRGKANCAGCHAGPLTTEGLRLPEGGTQTTHPIVVPPLVGAYRHGFWLVNGAAWTMEEAVDAMLKLSLGNVTDAEKKDLTRYLEELTAREFFLLNSSPRNGAVDVRSEGDLQLTFSHPVFEDPKNLASIRLTDEGGAEVPITVKAAERHVAITPAAPLAFGGKYEIVVGAGLEAWSERALVAERKIGFTVAAAPKLTLEGDYIVTVDHPTLDSMNKKYDPTKIIPVETPVKATSTPYGAVISAQVSPTLQTDVDVTIADSKSVWPPFPFRVGPGFLNRSFPTTLDLVDTDGDGVADEGESTLFLRSPGLEALDVRWTLKRPPVGPPVCDGATGTHELTLAMNGMGGPLVSWMANVNALGYFVTDPDAMTPMGPGPVTGGTTYWALSAASFPAGFAGPISYGEVPAGATDASAASGAPPGGAPLPSGSCIKLTVVFSDFTTSVMRYVAP, translated from the coding sequence TGGCTGCCGAACCCCGCGACGGGCGGGTGGACGCTCGAGGAGGCGCCGGCCGGGAACGAAAACCAGGTCGTCGCCGGGAGCGACGGTTTTCATCGATTCACGCCCGTCCTGCCCGGGACCTACGTGTTCCGCGCCGAAACCAGCGAGCTGCGCCGCACGTTGACGGTGACGGACGACGTGCCCTACGAGCACTTCAATTATTACCAGACCCGATCCCTCGCCCAGGTGAACGACGAGCTCTGGGTCGCGAACCTGTTCGAGCCGAAGATCACGCGCGTCGATCCGGCGAGCGGCGCGGTGAAGGGCACGATCCAGTCCGGCCCGTGGCCCGTCGCCGTCGCGTTCGCGAAGGCGCAGGGCCTGGCGCTCGTCGCGCACAAGGCCGGTGATACCGTGGGGTTCGTCGACGTCGCGAAGGGCCGCCTCGTCGACGCCGTGTGGGTCGGCGACGAGCCCGCCGACGTCGTCCTCTCGCCCGACGGCGCGAAGGCGTACGTCTCGCTCAATACGGAGGGCGCGGTGGTCGTGATCGACGTGGCCCGCCGCGAGGTGATCGGGCGCGTCGCGACGAACAAGAGCTCCACGGCCATGGCGCTCAGCAAGGACGGCGCGACGCTGTATGTCGCTTCGTACCTCTCGGGGACGAGCGCGCGGCTGCAATTCCCGGTCGAGGAGCGCAACGATAAATACGATATCGCCGTCGTCGACACGAAGACGCTCGCGGTGACGAAATACATCGAGGCCGTCGGATCCACGATCGGCGGGCTCTACCTCGACGAGGACCGGCTCTACGTCGCGACGACGCGGGTCGCGCTCGAGGAGCTCTCGGGTACGCCGGGAATGACGGCCTTCCGCCATTCCGTGGCGGCCTACGATACGACGAGCCTCGCCGAGGTCGCGGCGGTCGACGTGGGCCGACAGCCGAGCTCCACGGGATTCGCGGTTCGGCCCTTCGGGATGGCCCTCGCGGGCGGCACGTTGTGGGTGTCGTTCGAGGGCAGCGACGCCGTCGTGGGCCTCGACCCGGAGACGCTCGCCGAGAAGACGCGCTTCGCCGCCGAGGGGCGGCCGCGGACGATCCTCGCGAGCGAGGACCGGCTCTTCGTCCACGGCGCGCAATCGTTCCGCGTCACGGTCGCGAGCAGCGCGGGCATGCCCGACAAGGAAATCGACCTCCCCGGCGATCCGCGGAGCGCGGGCGTCGCCGCCGGGCAATACATGTACACGGGCACCGGCGCCGGCGCGGGGGAAAACCATAGCTGCGCCGATTGCCACGTCGACGCGCTCTCGGACGGGAACGTGTGGTCCGCGGGTGGCTTCTCCGAGTCGGCGAGCCGGCCGATGTTCTGGATGGAGCGCCCCTCGATGATCGGCTGGGAGGGCGACGCCTACGACCTCTACTCGTATCTCTGGGGCAGCCCCGGGCCCACGATCGGCGCCACCGTCACGGGCGAGCTGCATCAGGCATTTTACGATTATCTCTCGGCCCTCGTCCCCCCGCCCCCGGCGAACGGGGCCACCGCGCGGGACGGGAGCATGAGCGAAGCGGCGCGCCGCGGCGAGGCGATCTTCCGCGGCAAGGCGAACTGCGCGGGCTGCCACGCCGGCCCGCTGACCACCGAAGGGCTCCGCTTGCCCGAGGGCGGCACGCAGACCACGCACCCGATCGTCGTGCCGCCGCTCGTCGGCGCGTATCGACATGGCTTCTGGCTCGTCAATGGCGCGGCCTGGACGATGGAGGAGGCCGTGGACGCCATGCTGAAGCTCTCGCTCGGCAACGTCACGGACGCCGAGAAGAAGGACCTCACGCGGTACCTCGAGGAGCTCACGGCGCGCGAGTTCTTCCTGCTCAACTCGTCGCCCCGCAATGGCGCGGTCGATGTCCGGAGCGAAGGTGATCTCCAGTTGACCTTCTCCCACCCGGTCTTCGAGGATCCGAAGAACCTCGCGTCGATCCGGCTCACGGACGAGGGCGGCGCCGAGGTGCCGATCACGGTGAAGGCCGCCGAGCGCCACGTGGCCATCACGCCCGCGGCGCCGCTCGCGTTTGGCGGGAAATACGAGATCGTCGTCGGCGCGGGGCTCGAGGCCTGGAGCGAGCGGGCGCTCGTCGCCGAGCGAAAGATCGGCTTCACGGTGGCGGCCGCGCCGAAGCTCACGCTCGAGGGTGATTACATCGTGACCGTCGATCACCCGACGCTCGATTCCATGAACAAGAAGTACGATCCCACCAAGATCATCCCCGTCGAGACGCCGGTGAAGGCGACCTCCACGCCATACGGCGCCGTGATCTCGGCGCAGGTGTCTCCGACGCTCCAGACCGACGTCGACGTGACGATCGCCGATTCGAAGTCGGTATGGCCGCCGTTCCCCTTCCGGGTGGGGCCGGGCTTCCTCAATCGGAGCTTCCCGACCACGCTCGATCTCGTGGACACGGACGGCGACGGGGTCGCGGACGAGGGCGAGAGCACGCTGTTCCTGCGCAGCCCCGGGCTCGAGGCGCTCGACGTGCGCTGGACCTTGAAGCGCCCCCCGGTCGGCCCGCCCGTGTGTGACGGCGCGACCGGCACGCACGAGCTCACGCTGGCGATGAATGGCATGGGCGGCCCGCTCGTGAGCTGGATGGCGAACGTGAACGCGCTCGGGTATTTCGTGACAGACCCGGACGCGATGACGCCAATGGGCCCCGGCCCGGTCACGGGCGGAACGACGTACTGGGCCCTCTCGGCGGCGAGCTTCCCGGCCGGGTTCGCCGGCCCGATCAGCTACGGCGAGGTGCCCGCGGGCGCGACGGACGCGAGCGCCGCCAGCGGCGCCCCGCCGGGCGGAGCGCCGTTGCCCTCGGGGAGCTGCATCAAGCTGACGGTCGTATTCAGCGACTTCACGACGTCCGTGATGCGGTACGTCGCGCCCTGA